One window of the Maylandia zebra isolate NMK-2024a linkage group LG19, Mzebra_GT3a, whole genome shotgun sequence genome contains the following:
- the cfap99 gene encoding cilia- and flagella-associated protein 99 isoform X3 — MSFISSPVGLSIPGRTVCSLISQCVSFAYINSLFLGFSSGFKMASNYASLVKEAVQLLDKFRASRQCLDDFTEDAMKDLQDMDMLQRKFILDVVSGCVEQKKLLDVVINAFFGQHVKSVSRGERSQFVVICYLATFLLDDLGLQCFSSIVKSLDIKKMHMFLGFFFSNLTTWIQDEWNNIYDAAFVEKQWIGPLLRWRPEIDILMDQLAVKISQGNLLKKAATKTTEPQEFALTEPKPRPLPMPELIPQQKKCKPVPSSTYKAPKEKQIIEENKQKNHQKAQELLYEANIKQFRCGNPQKSEHTKRVMSKIEEDLDSRLKPNSFHSRGAPSSNKAVSYPIKLNNAAILRKEALYKRWVEEEVQRIERLVQGERDPSSFLQWQKEMREKDLQEQLPKIERRHLEACISEQEAALARKRIMERNQKAAQLKKEETAQLMQRYAEKRLQEEKEIKDLVQQVADGHKNSKAAKEKLQKLKQSIVKEVSEQNQELLRQALEEAEAEMSRKFEVIREIHCIESLPRMKFKKFDDTDLSNPMSDCRP; from the exons ATGTCTTTCATTAGCAGCCCGGTTGGCTTGTCTATCCCAGGGAGAACTGTTTGTTCTCTCATCTCTCAATGCGTGAGCTTTGCTTatataaacagtttatttttggGCTTTTCTAGTGGATTTAAGATGGCATCAAACTATGCATCACTTGTGAAGGAAGCCGTTCAGCTCCTCGACAAGTTTAGAGCTAGCAGACAGTGTTTGGATGACTTCACAGAAGATGCTATGAAGGATCTGCAG GACATGGACATGCTGCAGAGGAAGTTCATTCTTGATGTTGTTTCCGGATGTGTTGAGCAAAAGAAGCTGCTGGATGTAGTCATCAATGCCTTCTTTGGCCAGCACGTAAAATCAGTGTCCAGAGGTGAACGTAGCCAGTTTGTTG TTATCTGTTACCTGGCCACATTTCTTCTTGATGACCTCGGGCTTCAGTGTTTTAGCAGCATTGTTAAATCTCTGGACATCAAGAAAATGCACATG TTTTTAGGTTTCTTCTTCTCAAACCTCACCACGTGGATACAGGATGAGTGGAACAACATCTATGATGCTGCCTTTGTGGAGAAACAGTGGATTGGGCCTCTACTCAG GTGGCGCCCTGAGATAGATATTCTCATGGACCAGCTTGCAGTCAAGATCTCTCAAGGGAATCTGCTCAAGAAAGCTGCAACCAAAACCACTGAGCCCCAGGAGTTCGCCCTCACCGAACCTAAACCACGGCCTCTACCCATGCCCGAGCTCATCCCACAGCAGAAGAAATGCAAACCA GTACCAAGCAGCACCTACAAGGCTCCAAAGGAGAAGCAGATAATCGAGGAGAATAAACAGAAGAACCATCAAAAGGCTCAG GAGCTTCTGTATGAAGCGAATATCAAACAGTTCAGATGTGGAAATCCACAGAAGTCTGAGCACAcaaag AGAGTGATGTCCAAGATTGAGGAAGACTTGGATTCAAGGCTCAAGCCTAATTCCTTTCATTCCCGTGGAGCTCCTTCCAGTAATAAG GCTGTCAGCTATCCGATCAAACTCAACAATGCAGCTATTTTAAGGAAGGAGGCACTGTATAAGCgttgggtggaggaggaggtccAAAG AATTGAGCGGCTGGTGCAAGGCGAGCGCGATCCTTCATCTTTCCTGCAGTGGCAAAAGGAGATGCGTGAGAAGGACCTTCAGGAGCAGTTGCCCAAGATTGAGCGCCGACACCTGGAGGCATGCATCAGTGAACAGGAGGCAGCTCTGGCCCGCAAACGTATAATGGAGCGCAATCAGAAGGCTGCGCAGCTGAAGAAAGAAGAG ACCGCTCAGCTGATGCAAAGATATGCTGAGAAAAGGTTGCAAGAGGAAAAGGAAATAAAGGATCTGGTGCAGCAAGTGGCAGATGGCCACAAGAATTCAAAGGCAGCTAAAGAGAAGTTACAGAAGCTGAAGCAAAGCATAG TGAAAGAAGTCTCCGAACAGAACCAGGAGCTGCTTCGTCAAGCACTGGAGGAAGCAGAGGCAGAGATGAGCCGCAAATTTGAAGTCATCCGAGAAATTCACTGCATTGAGTCGCTTCCTCGCATGAAATTCAAGAAATTTGATGACACAGAC TTATCTAATCCCATGTCAGACTGTAGGCCATGA
- the cfap99 gene encoding cilia- and flagella-associated protein 99 isoform X1, which yields MSFISSPVGLSIPGRTVCSLISQCVSFAYINSLFLGFSSGFKMASNYASLVKEAVQLLDKFRASRQCLDDFTEDAMKDLQDMDMLQRKFILDVVSGCVEQKKLLDVVINAFFGQHVKSVSRGERSQFVVICYLATFLLDDLGLQCFSSIVKSLDIKKMHMFLGFFFSNLTTWIQDEWNNIYDAAFVEKQWIGPLLRWRPEIDILMDQLAVKISQGNLLKKAATKTTEPQEFALTEPKPRPLPMPELIPQQKKCKPVPSSTYKAPKEKQIIEENKQKNHQKAQELLYEANIKQFRCGNPQKSEHTKRVMSKIEEDLDSRLKPNSFHSRGAPSSNKAVSYPIKLNNAAILRKEALYKRWVEEEVQRIERLVQGERDPSSFLQWQKEMREKDLQEQLPKIERRHLEACISEQEAALARKRIMERNQKAAQLKKEETAQLMQRYAEKRLQEEKEIKDLVQQVADGHKNSKAAKEKLQKLKQSIVKEVSEQNQELLRQALEEAEAEMSRKFEVIREIHCIESLPRMKFKKFDDTDTVGHELLGEMSLYETKERLAHLKNKQQAEQEEKRKLILEEKQKQKQQLMEKLDAINFHSSVLAQATAIRKEERKAEKELIQQVVAQDETVLALKKMLEEKKQERQKLKQTESKVKAPEQTGGHTGTHSQASVTSWEELEQSLSRLVENFS from the exons ATGTCTTTCATTAGCAGCCCGGTTGGCTTGTCTATCCCAGGGAGAACTGTTTGTTCTCTCATCTCTCAATGCGTGAGCTTTGCTTatataaacagtttatttttggGCTTTTCTAGTGGATTTAAGATGGCATCAAACTATGCATCACTTGTGAAGGAAGCCGTTCAGCTCCTCGACAAGTTTAGAGCTAGCAGACAGTGTTTGGATGACTTCACAGAAGATGCTATGAAGGATCTGCAG GACATGGACATGCTGCAGAGGAAGTTCATTCTTGATGTTGTTTCCGGATGTGTTGAGCAAAAGAAGCTGCTGGATGTAGTCATCAATGCCTTCTTTGGCCAGCACGTAAAATCAGTGTCCAGAGGTGAACGTAGCCAGTTTGTTG TTATCTGTTACCTGGCCACATTTCTTCTTGATGACCTCGGGCTTCAGTGTTTTAGCAGCATTGTTAAATCTCTGGACATCAAGAAAATGCACATG TTTTTAGGTTTCTTCTTCTCAAACCTCACCACGTGGATACAGGATGAGTGGAACAACATCTATGATGCTGCCTTTGTGGAGAAACAGTGGATTGGGCCTCTACTCAG GTGGCGCCCTGAGATAGATATTCTCATGGACCAGCTTGCAGTCAAGATCTCTCAAGGGAATCTGCTCAAGAAAGCTGCAACCAAAACCACTGAGCCCCAGGAGTTCGCCCTCACCGAACCTAAACCACGGCCTCTACCCATGCCCGAGCTCATCCCACAGCAGAAGAAATGCAAACCA GTACCAAGCAGCACCTACAAGGCTCCAAAGGAGAAGCAGATAATCGAGGAGAATAAACAGAAGAACCATCAAAAGGCTCAG GAGCTTCTGTATGAAGCGAATATCAAACAGTTCAGATGTGGAAATCCACAGAAGTCTGAGCACAcaaag AGAGTGATGTCCAAGATTGAGGAAGACTTGGATTCAAGGCTCAAGCCTAATTCCTTTCATTCCCGTGGAGCTCCTTCCAGTAATAAG GCTGTCAGCTATCCGATCAAACTCAACAATGCAGCTATTTTAAGGAAGGAGGCACTGTATAAGCgttgggtggaggaggaggtccAAAG AATTGAGCGGCTGGTGCAAGGCGAGCGCGATCCTTCATCTTTCCTGCAGTGGCAAAAGGAGATGCGTGAGAAGGACCTTCAGGAGCAGTTGCCCAAGATTGAGCGCCGACACCTGGAGGCATGCATCAGTGAACAGGAGGCAGCTCTGGCCCGCAAACGTATAATGGAGCGCAATCAGAAGGCTGCGCAGCTGAAGAAAGAAGAG ACCGCTCAGCTGATGCAAAGATATGCTGAGAAAAGGTTGCAAGAGGAAAAGGAAATAAAGGATCTGGTGCAGCAAGTGGCAGATGGCCACAAGAATTCAAAGGCAGCTAAAGAGAAGTTACAGAAGCTGAAGCAAAGCATAG TGAAAGAAGTCTCCGAACAGAACCAGGAGCTGCTTCGTCAAGCACTGGAGGAAGCAGAGGCAGAGATGAGCCGCAAATTTGAAGTCATCCGAGAAATTCACTGCATTGAGTCGCTTCCTCGCATGAAATTCAAGAAATTTGATGACACAGAC ACTGTAGGCCATGAGCTGCTGGGAGAAATGTCGCTGTATGAGACGAAGGAGCGGCTGGCCCATCTGAAGAACAAGCAGCAAGCAGAGCAGGAGGAGAAACGGAAGCTCATCCTGGAGGAGAAGcagaaacagaagcagcagctgATGGAGAAGCTGGATGCCATCAACTTCCACAGCAGCGTCCTGGCACAAGCTACGGCCATCAG gaaagaggagaggaaagccGAGAAGGAATTAATTCAGCAGGTGGTGGCTCAGGATGAGACGGTTTTAGCTCTGAAGAAGATGCTTGAAGAGAAAAAGCAAGAACGTCAAAAGCTCAAGCAAACTGAAAGCAAGGTCAAAGCCCCTGAACAGACAGGaggacacacagggacacacagccAG GCGAGTGTGACAAGCTGGGAGGAGCTGGAGCAGAGCTTGTCGCGCCTTGTAGAGAATTTTTCTTGA
- the cfap99 gene encoding cilia- and flagella-associated protein 99 isoform X2, with protein sequence MASNYASLVKEAVQLLDKFRASRQCLDDFTEDAMKDLQDMDMLQRKFILDVVSGCVEQKKLLDVVINAFFGQHVKSVSRGERSQFVVICYLATFLLDDLGLQCFSSIVKSLDIKKMHMFLGFFFSNLTTWIQDEWNNIYDAAFVEKQWIGPLLRWRPEIDILMDQLAVKISQGNLLKKAATKTTEPQEFALTEPKPRPLPMPELIPQQKKCKPVPSSTYKAPKEKQIIEENKQKNHQKAQELLYEANIKQFRCGNPQKSEHTKRVMSKIEEDLDSRLKPNSFHSRGAPSSNKAVSYPIKLNNAAILRKEALYKRWVEEEVQRIERLVQGERDPSSFLQWQKEMREKDLQEQLPKIERRHLEACISEQEAALARKRIMERNQKAAQLKKEETAQLMQRYAEKRLQEEKEIKDLVQQVADGHKNSKAAKEKLQKLKQSIVKEVSEQNQELLRQALEEAEAEMSRKFEVIREIHCIESLPRMKFKKFDDTDTVGHELLGEMSLYETKERLAHLKNKQQAEQEEKRKLILEEKQKQKQQLMEKLDAINFHSSVLAQATAIRKEERKAEKELIQQVVAQDETVLALKKMLEEKKQERQKLKQTESKVKAPEQTGGHTGTHSQASVTSWEELEQSLSRLVENFS encoded by the exons ATGGCATCAAACTATGCATCACTTGTGAAGGAAGCCGTTCAGCTCCTCGACAAGTTTAGAGCTAGCAGACAGTGTTTGGATGACTTCACAGAAGATGCTATGAAGGATCTGCAG GACATGGACATGCTGCAGAGGAAGTTCATTCTTGATGTTGTTTCCGGATGTGTTGAGCAAAAGAAGCTGCTGGATGTAGTCATCAATGCCTTCTTTGGCCAGCACGTAAAATCAGTGTCCAGAGGTGAACGTAGCCAGTTTGTTG TTATCTGTTACCTGGCCACATTTCTTCTTGATGACCTCGGGCTTCAGTGTTTTAGCAGCATTGTTAAATCTCTGGACATCAAGAAAATGCACATG TTTTTAGGTTTCTTCTTCTCAAACCTCACCACGTGGATACAGGATGAGTGGAACAACATCTATGATGCTGCCTTTGTGGAGAAACAGTGGATTGGGCCTCTACTCAG GTGGCGCCCTGAGATAGATATTCTCATGGACCAGCTTGCAGTCAAGATCTCTCAAGGGAATCTGCTCAAGAAAGCTGCAACCAAAACCACTGAGCCCCAGGAGTTCGCCCTCACCGAACCTAAACCACGGCCTCTACCCATGCCCGAGCTCATCCCACAGCAGAAGAAATGCAAACCA GTACCAAGCAGCACCTACAAGGCTCCAAAGGAGAAGCAGATAATCGAGGAGAATAAACAGAAGAACCATCAAAAGGCTCAG GAGCTTCTGTATGAAGCGAATATCAAACAGTTCAGATGTGGAAATCCACAGAAGTCTGAGCACAcaaag AGAGTGATGTCCAAGATTGAGGAAGACTTGGATTCAAGGCTCAAGCCTAATTCCTTTCATTCCCGTGGAGCTCCTTCCAGTAATAAG GCTGTCAGCTATCCGATCAAACTCAACAATGCAGCTATTTTAAGGAAGGAGGCACTGTATAAGCgttgggtggaggaggaggtccAAAG AATTGAGCGGCTGGTGCAAGGCGAGCGCGATCCTTCATCTTTCCTGCAGTGGCAAAAGGAGATGCGTGAGAAGGACCTTCAGGAGCAGTTGCCCAAGATTGAGCGCCGACACCTGGAGGCATGCATCAGTGAACAGGAGGCAGCTCTGGCCCGCAAACGTATAATGGAGCGCAATCAGAAGGCTGCGCAGCTGAAGAAAGAAGAG ACCGCTCAGCTGATGCAAAGATATGCTGAGAAAAGGTTGCAAGAGGAAAAGGAAATAAAGGATCTGGTGCAGCAAGTGGCAGATGGCCACAAGAATTCAAAGGCAGCTAAAGAGAAGTTACAGAAGCTGAAGCAAAGCATAG TGAAAGAAGTCTCCGAACAGAACCAGGAGCTGCTTCGTCAAGCACTGGAGGAAGCAGAGGCAGAGATGAGCCGCAAATTTGAAGTCATCCGAGAAATTCACTGCATTGAGTCGCTTCCTCGCATGAAATTCAAGAAATTTGATGACACAGAC ACTGTAGGCCATGAGCTGCTGGGAGAAATGTCGCTGTATGAGACGAAGGAGCGGCTGGCCCATCTGAAGAACAAGCAGCAAGCAGAGCAGGAGGAGAAACGGAAGCTCATCCTGGAGGAGAAGcagaaacagaagcagcagctgATGGAGAAGCTGGATGCCATCAACTTCCACAGCAGCGTCCTGGCACAAGCTACGGCCATCAG gaaagaggagaggaaagccGAGAAGGAATTAATTCAGCAGGTGGTGGCTCAGGATGAGACGGTTTTAGCTCTGAAGAAGATGCTTGAAGAGAAAAAGCAAGAACGTCAAAAGCTCAAGCAAACTGAAAGCAAGGTCAAAGCCCCTGAACAGACAGGaggacacacagggacacacagccAG GCGAGTGTGACAAGCTGGGAGGAGCTGGAGCAGAGCTTGTCGCGCCTTGTAGAGAATTTTTCTTGA